One segment of Rhipicephalus sanguineus isolate Rsan-2018 chromosome 6, BIME_Rsan_1.4, whole genome shotgun sequence DNA contains the following:
- the LOC119395537 gene encoding uncharacterized protein LOC119395537, with translation MLAVTARALPIADPKTGDIAPINTDSVIQPEKPITHIGGKTSIIAEKIPSTYADAIDKEVGKDVEVEPKPYKTPEVDSVKTVGGEVVPDVEPVVAPVADSSLRQAAPTAEKVEAEKAPTLSVGDIGTKDPVESPNLHKVEGAVLDTEGHGVPHKVQGAEATSTVVEEGVDDETTRDEKVPDGVEQYGSVLEFSKYDTNSDGVIDIDEWSIIHGGHEKINGQFHAADINGDKQLEQTEFQGASWYHDGDQGADIARDALMLAIAEQAATAEHNHAMAAAVMPSTELRYIVDDAETSAQSVPVVPAEPVDVVVVPEKPLAPSVNADAAAVETVDFSTTTAPPKDGVNTVEPVVHKQEKTEVPQVPEVLKDVQRTDTAENTGSTTSKPVVAVKEHGEVTPPP, from the exons ATGCTAGCGGTCACGGCAAGGGCGTTACCGATAGCCGACCCTAAGACGGGCGACATCGCGCCCATAAACACCGACTCCGTCATTCAGCCGGAGAAGCCCATCACCCATATCGGAGGGAAGACGTCCATCATAGCGGAAAAAATACCATCCACATACGCTGACGCCATCGATAAGGAGGTCGGAAAGGATGTTGAAGTTGAGCCGAAGCCTTACAAGACACCCGAAGTGGATTCGGTGAAGACAGTAGGCGGAGAAGTGGTTCCAGATGTAGAGCCAGTAGTCGCACCGGTGGCCGACAGTTCCCTCCGTCAAGCCGCACCCACGGCAGAGAAGGTCGAGGCCGAGAAGGCACCGACTCTGTCGGTCGGAGACATTGGCACTAAGGACCCGGTAGAGAGCCCCAATCTGCACAAGGTGGAAGGAGCGGTGCTAGATACTGAAGGCCACGGTGTCCCCCATAAGGTCCAAGGGGCCGAAGCAACAAGCACTGTCGTGGAGGAGGGCGTGGACGACGAGACGACCAGAGACGAGAAGGTTCCAGACGGCGTCGAGCAGTACGGCTCCGTGCTCGAGTTCAGCAAGTACGACACCAATAGCGACGGAGTTATCGACATCGACGAGTGGAGCATCATCCACGGAGGCCACGAGAAAATCAATGGCCAGTTCCATGCCGCCGACATCAATG GTGACAAGCAGCTGGAGCAGACAGAGTTCCAGGGGGCCAGCTGGTACCACGACGGTGACCAGGGGGCCGACATTGCCAGAGACGCGCTCATGCTCGCCATCGCCGAGCAGGCCGCCACAGCAGAGCACAACCACGCCATGGCCGCGGCAGTGATGCCTTCCACCGAGTTGCGGTACATCGTGGATGACGCCGAAACCAGTGCCCAGAGCGTTCCCGTTGTTCCGGCAGAGCCTGTGGACGTTGTCGTCGTCCCAGAGAAGCCGTTAGCGCCCAGCGTTAATGCAGACGCTGCCGCTGTGGAGACGGTCGATTTTTCGACCACGACCGCTCCTCCTAAAGATGGCGTTAACACTGTCGAGCCAGTCGTCCACAAGCAGGAGAAGACGGAAGTACCCCAGGTTCCAGAGGTGCTCAAAGATGTCCAGCGAACGGACACAGCGGAAAACACCGGATCGACGACTTCAAAACCTGTGGTTGCCGTAAAGGAGCACGGCGAGGTAACGCCCCCGCCGTGA